TATAGGACTCTCAGCATTATCTGAATGAAAATAATGCACTGACCCCTGAAAATTCACAGATGCCTGCTCTTTACATTACAATGATCTCCTGGAATTATAAATGGATTTAACAAGCTTCCATTGGCAAAAAGTTTCAATCATTAATTTAAAAGCACAGATAAAGATACATGCATGATATAATGATCACTGATCAGATATCAACAGAATGACTGCTGTGGGgttcaaataaatataaagattAACAGAGAAGCTGCCGCTttaagaaacaataaaaatcaacTTGGAAACTGTATTTTACAACTATGTGTTCTCTATGACTGAGTCCCCAGAAACACTTCTAAACTTCTgatgattattttacaaaataatatCAAAATATAGCATTTTGGAACTCTCTCTACCATGGTCCTGTATGTGAACGAGGTCTCCTCAATAATCCAAATGTGGCTGTAGCTCTCCGGTAACTCTGATTTCAGGATGTCCCGCAAACGTGATTCACCctgtggttccagtgttcctGAACGCTGGTCGATTTCCTCACGCTTGCTTGCTTTGACAGTCTGAGGCACGTGAAGACATCTAATTTGTGCACGATCCATTCCCTCAGTGTAAAATCCTACCAAAATGGTCTTATAGCTTGGTTTCCTTTAGGGGGTTGTCTAACTGGACGAGCAGAGGGTGTGGATGGTGAAAGTCTATCCCATCTGACTTGTTTTATCCCCTGGTTTCACCTTATTCTGACTCTTTCTAAGGCGGGGAATCAATTTGCCTTTTGGGTTTCCATCCCAGTggtttgaaatgaaaacacactCAAGTAGTTGCTTTTGCACTGAGGCAACAAACTAATCAACACACACTTAATCCTCAACACAAAGCCACAAATTCAGCATGAGTTGGTAAATCTGGCACCACTGATAAACTCCACTCTAGTAACCATTAATATCAACTCTTATCATGAAAGTAAAGCCAGCAGCTTCTTCAATAGATCCCTGATCAAACACTGTTCTTTCCATGAACGTTGCCCTCCTTCCGTTCCTAATCAAGACCTCATAAGACACAGAAAGATAAGATGCATTTAGGGAACAGTGAGAGTAAGGTTTGGGATTCTTACTTGCCAAGAAAACTGCACGTTAAATCAGTCCGACCTCTAAATTAATCCACAAGGGCAGGAACTCCCTTCACCCAAGTATCAATTCTAGGTGTTCTGTGGCTAAATCAGGCCTGTGAAAAGTAGGTGACAGGAGTAGCCCGGGGTCATGGATTAGCAACTACTGTTGTGTCTAACTTAGATCACACACCTTGGCTTAAGTCTGATGAAACCTCTAATGGCTTCTAAGCAGTGTGCTGTGATTTTCACTTAATACACTGTCATAAGGTCAAGCAGTGGTACATGTGGAGTTAAAGAAGTAAAAGTTCTTCCCCTGCACTTTGTTAAAATCAACCAATAATAAGACAGTTAAGCTCTTACTGGGAACTAACACATGATTTGTTAGCGCCACGATGCAACAGCACGTGTTTTAGACCTGGAAGTCAAAGAATTGTAAGCTATTCTTACAAAAACGCTTAGCAAACTAGCAAGACAGCAACTGAAGCTCTCATTAAAACGACTGGCTGCACTTCTACTGTCATAGCCTGTGTTTTGTGGGTGCTATTTAGTTGATAATTCTAAGCAAGGCATCCACAAACCAGCAATAACAACCTGTGTGCTAAAAAGTGGGAATAGCAAACTCCTTCCTCTCTTAAATACACAATCTCAGCAAAACTTAAGAGAACCGTTGGGGACTGTTATGCAGTTTCTGAGTAAACGTCTTGAAGATTAAACTAAATGTCAGGCAAAATGAAAAGGGTACACTTATTCTAAAAGGTGTCTGGTTCTTATTACACCCTCCACCGTGTCATTAGCACCGAAGAACCGTGATTAAAAGCCTTAACTGGCACCGCTGATTCAGCTCAGGGACCAGCTAGCCTGTTAGCATCGTCGTCACACACAATGCCAGCTCTCCCAGCGAGCTCCTCAACAGAGCTCCAGTAAACGCTGCTGCGGTAGGGAAAACGGGTGCCTTACTCACCTTCTTCATGCGCGGAGCCTCGGCCACGGTTCCGTCACGGTTCACGAAAGCCTCTCCGCCATTCTGCTGCGGGTCCGAGCGTTTCATAGCCGACGCCTGGGGCATCTTCGCGGGGTTCGGGGTGAGCAAGCCCAGGCTGCCTTCACCGGCTTTCGCAGAGGGCTCCGCGGCAGGGGACGTAGCGGCAGAGGAACCGGCCTCGTGTGGGTCGTTTCTGGCGAGGCTCTTGCCCTCCGACGTGGGTGTCACCGGGGATTCAGCCGGCAGGTCTTTGCCGGTGGGGACGTCTTTGAGTTCGACCTCTGCCATTTTCGCTGCCACAACCTGGACTGACATCGCTGCAGTTTCTCAAAGTCCTTTTTCCAGCACAGATAGAGAGTCGAGCGGATGTGAGCGGAGGAGCAACGGTCACGAAAGGCATTCTGGGCCCTGTAGTTCCGCTAagtagctttaaaaaaatcttcgtAAGACACCTCTTATTTTGGAGATGAACACCCCACTAGAAATTTACTAAACCTTACGAAAATTGAGAAAAAGCAATTAAACCTTTAccaaaattaattttatttagcCAACTGGTAATCCTAATTAACAATTTGACAACATTTCCCAACAGGCAAAGTACCACTGTTGTGGGAAATGCAGTTTGTATTAAAAGAGGACGACAGTAAACTACAAAACAAACGCGATGTTGGACACATAATCATACCTAAAATTCATACACTGCCTTTTAAACCCACATGTTGTGATTTTCAGTGTTATATCCTCGATTTTTCCATCTtctacataaaaaataaataaaataaggacTCACGTTATATTCCACGCATAATAAGTCATTGTCTTCAGCAAATGTTGAAACAAAATTAATGATGTAATAATTTGTCAATTAATGTTGTTCTACAGTCACAAGACACTGCATCATATTACAGTGCATATATGCATTATATGAGAAAATGGGTACAGGAGTAAggtcaaatatttaaaaatgagctAGGATGCCATCAGGTGGATGTATAAGGGAGCAGAAAAATAGAAACACATTAGGTGGAAGGAAATTACCAAACTTAAACAGTTTCTTTTCAATATCTCAATTTAATTTTCACGTCTTGTCACTTCTGTAAAATGCATTATTGAAAACGAGCAAACATGGCAAATAGAACCAACAGTAGACAGGGGAAATAAGGATAAATGGCATTCAGTGCTCCTTAGTAAATAAACACagcatattcacacacacacaaaaaagatattGGTGACTCAAaggcttttcatttattttccaatCATCTCATCGCTATTGTACATAGTTATGCATGGCATTACAGCCTCATAACAAGGTACAATTAGGAAATACCCAATACCTAAATACTATATTTCAGTGCTGCAGCAATTTGTACAGGTCTGTTTTTAATTAAAGCACATGCCAGGAGCATCCTTACTATTGAAAACATTCATTTCtacaacaaaacagggaaaaatagCAGCAACCAAGTCGCAAAAGGCTGCTGATGCCAAAGAAAGACACGGTAAGTCCATACACACTGTATTTACATTCAAGCTAATGGCTAAGTGCCATCCACCAGATAAATCTGAGGTATAGTATTTACAAGGCTGCCATGCTGGTACATTCCCGAAATATAAAAAtcaagaaacattaaaaaaaatacagctctTTGTTGTGTCATAAGCACTCTGTGGTGTAAAAAAAAGCAAGTTCCTAAAATGCAGCAGGTTGCCAATTTGTACAGTAAAATTGAGAACAAGCCCAAATGTGTGCATTTATTCTAAACTTCAAAATGAAGTGCTTTCATCCGTGTGCACCTGAAAGAGCAGTCCTTAGGTTGAGGTCATATTCCCATTAGTGTAGCTTCAAAACTTCacagggataaaaaaaaaatccacttgtTTCCTGTAAAAGGCCATCATCAGTCTTCGAATATCCACAAGATGTTCACACCAGAGAGGCCCAGATTGACTCTCCTGAGGAAAATACGGAAAGCACTTTAATTATTTCCCCTGAAAGGACGAGCAAGGTCGAGCTAATCATTTTGAATCAATAAGcaatttgggtttttttgtatgACCTTTTTGTTGAAAGTGAATCAATATTTCATAATAATAGCCTGTTAGAATAATGTCAAGGATTAATTTGAGCGAGCCACCGTTTTAAAGGCTTTTAGCAGCAGAAGTACTCACCCCAGCATCCCTGATTCCTTGGTCTTAATGACATAAAGGAACATGAGGACTGTGTGGAACAGGTTGTTTCTGCCCTGTAATAGCAAAATATTGGGTTCAGGTCAGTGCAAATAAATTGTTATCAACGAGCAAGACTTTTTTAACCGTTAATGAACAAGATGCCTGTTGTGAGATTAGCTTTCCTTCTGGCAGAGTAGTGTTGTATGTGGGGGCTACTGACATGAGTAGGACACCTTGATAcaataaaatatcaatattaaGTGTGATTATGAACAAACAAGGTTAAAAAACATATCCTTTCAGTAAAGTGCAGAAAAGCAGCTGGTAATTTAGCTCtaacaaacagaaaagtctGTGTCCAAAAGTTGATTAATTTGTCAAAtcgtgtgtgttctgtgtgataACTACAAATAATATAGCTTAGATGGTAAAAACAATAGGAAAACTGGAAAACTGAGATTTCTTGGGGTTTGATTTTAAGCTATCAGGGGTCGAAATAAATGCACAAGCTTTGCTGTAAgaaccacaaaaataaaaaaaggctaTTTCTTGGGTGTTTCTGCTGTCACCTTGGGAAGACTGTAGATGTGTCCTTGGTATATGAGCTGGTAGTGAGGGGGAGTCGTGCTGCTTTGGTGGATGCAGAAGAGGTTCTCCTTGGTAACatctgtcagacaaaaaaaaggataCAAGAACTAAACACCTTGAAGAAAGTAATGGCATTTCAAGAATGAGAAGCAAACGACGGGTGATCAAAAAGTACAAAGACTGTccctgtaaaaataaaacaaactgtacTTGATACTCACCCGGTTTGTCCGGAGTGTGGCTGAAATGCTGTGCAGTGAAAGTTTTCCCATCGGGATACTTTGGGTGAGGTGGCAGCCTGGAGTCCAAGTATGTGCAGAACACATGCATGAGGATCTGAAGGGACAGACACAGTTAACATTATTATATTCTGTAATAAGCAGAGGGGTTATTGATGATTAAAGCTAGAAAGACAGTAAAAAACTCAGAGAAGGTGTGATCTGAAGCACAAAACCAGAACAACAGGAGCCTTTTTGATGACAAGAATTCAACATTCTTCCAAGAGAAATATATAAAGCTACTTTTAAACAGGCTCATTATTCTACCACTAGTCTCTAACCcacaacaaataacaaaattacatttaacaGTACTTGAATATTCTTTTCTGTTGAACAAAGAAACCCATAAAGCATTCTGAAGTGACCTTGTATCTGTAGATTAAATACAGAGATATGCAGAATTCTATTACAAATCATACCAAACAGACGTTGTTTCATacttgttctgttgtctgacaacagaaactgaATATTAGTTAAGCAGTCTTTGAGTTCTGTGATAATTTGAAGTGCTCTCATATTTTTTAAGGCCGATGTCTTTGaaaactttcacagtgaaacaacTCAGCTGCTGCCACTATTGTCAGAAACTGTAGCACTGACTGCAGCTGACCAATGAccggaaacaaaaacaactgacGTAACTAATTAAACAACAATCACACACTGATAATGACTGAAACCTTTGTTATAATGaactgaagttaaaaaaaaaaatggaaaagtgtCCGTTAAAAAATGTTAACGTTGACACATTTTCAGTGTAAATGTCATCGATGCTGCTGATGAAAAGCAACAGCTGTAACCATAAGCTTCtcatgtctgtgtctgtgtgtgtgtgtgtgtgtgtgtgtgtgtgtgtgtgtgtgtgtgtgtgtgtgtgtgtgtgtgtgtgtgtgtgtgtgtgtgtgtgtttgtgtgtactcACAGCACAGTCAGTAGGGAGGTCGGTATCCCACTTTCTGTTCTTCAGGTCACCACCACCGTTCCAGCGAAAGGAGCTCATGCAGCCACTATGAGCCAGCTCTGGtgagacaataaataaaacatacaaacagcACATCAGAATATCGTTTCACTTCTCTTTTACAATCAAACACTCAATGAAAGCATATATAATCACTGAATTCTATTTTCATTGTCATATACACATACTTGAATACGCGCGGGGATTTTAGCTCCGATCAATACTTCAAAGTACAGGCTGTATTTTTGAACCTACCCTTTATCCGCTCCACTAGATATTCCTGATTGGGTGTGATGTCCAGATATTGAACGATAGAGTTCATCGTGGGGATCGAAGAGGCTTTCATCACTGCTGCCTGTTTTAGACTGCTTATGCTGGCCTCTGGtggaagaaagaaggaaagcaAAAAGTAAACTAGTTGAAATCACTGAAATTCCagttgtgaaaaaaatgaagcagtcTTGAAAattagaaaaccaaaaaaaagaaaagaaacatgctCCATTGCAGtaacaaaaaagtatttttaattaaCTCTGTTCTATTATATATTTaggtgaaatgttttttttgtccagcaGCATATATTAAACACATAACATAGTATTTAAAAGTGAACAGTGGGCTTGAAGTTGCTCTACTGGACTCCTTGAATGTTTTCATCTGAtgatatcaaaataaaatgtgtaagaaatattgtgtttttgttcgcAGTAAGTTAATATTGATATTTAACATCAGTTTGAGGAGTGCATTAATGCTCTCTGGAGCTGCTTTTACCTCCTATCTGGAGCTCTGGGCAGCCCATCCTCCTGAGCTGGCTGTTCACAGAGTCCATTTCTTTGACCAGCGGGACCAAGATGGTGTCACTGATCCACTGCAGACACATGGAAAGAATTTTCGTACTACAATTACTAAATTCATGTGGACTTTTATGCATGACGTGAGACCTTGAGTAGAAAAGCACTGATGAAATCCATTAAACGTGACCACAGACAGAGAACGACACGACCACTCACATTTCTAAGCTTCGCTGTCCAGCTATCGATGCGATCCACCACCGGGCGACTGGTCGTGATTCTGGCCCAAACCTACAGGTGAACGGAAAAagggacattttcaaaaaatacaacaataatataATACAGTTCTCCTTGTTATTGCTCCATGTTGACATTTTACACGACTAAAATTAAAGAACTTACACTGACACAAAAACTTGAACCATTACAAAATCTATGTTACTGAAATATAACTTGGTTGAAGTGACTGATGGGTAATCTTTCTTGCTAGCTGTTGGACCACTGTTCAGTGCTTTGTGACAGTTTTCTTTTCACACTGACGACACTAAACACTTTAGTTTAGAATGGTTTGTAATCTACTTATTCATCTATGAACCTCAATATCTGCCAGCAAACTTGAAAGGGAAGATTCAAATCTAAGCTGAAATTGTAATACTTCATCCGCATCACTTTTTTCCTACTTGTCTCATTTAAGGATTTGTCACAGACCTAAGTCTTCAAACAGCCTTCATTATGCTACAACAAACTACCCGATGCTGATGTACAGacctcctctgcagcctgtTTGGATCCCAGGTCTGTCTCATCCTTGTGGGCAGATGGGGCCTGAGAGCGACATGCAGGCTGGTACAGGAATTTCCTCAGGCTTTGTGCATAATCTCCCACTGAACGGTTATAATTCCAAAATGTTGGACTGTGGCTTGGAGAGACAGACTCTGGACTGCCTACAGAGAGAATCAAACACTTGTGACATAGGAAGGGACTTGAAAAAAAGCTGCTCAGATCTGATATTAGCAGAAGAATTACTCAAATCTACTGTTCCTACCTAACTGGCTGCGGTgactcttctcctcctctgtgcGCAGGAACCTCTCCAGACTTTTCAGATCCTCCATGTAGTCCTCTTTGCTACCGGGAGAGTTAAACACTGAGGGAGATGTGCGATATCGAGCCCTCAAGCTGGAGCCTTCTGCTGACCCGATGCTGTTTG
This is a stretch of genomic DNA from Acanthochromis polyacanthus isolate Apoly-LR-REF ecotype Palm Island chromosome 1, KAUST_Apoly_ChrSc, whole genome shotgun sequence. It encodes these proteins:
- the tmem209 gene encoding transmembrane protein 209, translated to MLTPPKEGMPSMIDRALRMRREEQARQVVLAWAVLNMSLAGMIYTEMSGKLLSRYYNITYWPIWYIELVLASLFSLNALFDFWKYFKYTMAPSTIAVSPEQHHLLGLRNTSIQASPPQKAEKKETPAPAQSSPLQGQSVLSFSPSRPATTSPKFSPSCVPGYSPPLSNPSTPSSAGGPFSSPLERFVLNYSPSSGSSPYPNSIGSAEGSSLRARYRTSPSVFNSPGSKEDYMEDLKSLERFLRTEEEKSHRSQLGSPESVSPSHSPTFWNYNRSVGDYAQSLRKFLYQPACRSQAPSAHKDETDLGSKQAAEEVWARITTSRPVVDRIDSWTAKLRNWISDTILVPLVKEMDSVNSQLRRMGCPELQIGEASISSLKQAAVMKASSIPTMNSIVQYLDITPNQEYLVERIKELAHSGCMSSFRWNGGGDLKNRKWDTDLPTDCAILMHVFCTYLDSRLPPHPKYPDGKTFTAQHFSHTPDKPDVTKENLFCIHQSSTTPPHYQLIYQGHIYSLPKGRNNLFHTVLMFLYVIKTKESGMLGRVNLGLSGVNILWIFED